CAGGGCCGGCAACTGTTTGTAGCCACTTCCAAGCCCCAGGTGTTTGCCGATATCGTTGTGAAGCATTTCGACCTGGAAAGCTGGTTTACCGCAATATATGGCAGCGAGCTGGATGGAACACGCAGCGATAAGGGAGAACTGATTAGTTACGTGATGGCCACAGAAAACCTGCTGCCGGAAGATACCGTGATGATAGGCGATCGTAAACATGATATCATCGGTGCACAAAAAAATGGCATCGCAGCGATAGGCGTAGGCTACGGTTACGGGAGTACGAAAGAGCTGCAGGAAGCAGGAGCCGGCCGTATATTCAATACAGTAGCCGATTTACAGGCTGGCTTTGCCTGATCTCTCAGGAAGTATAAAATGCGGCGCCATGATACTATCCAGTTCGTTCATATAGCGCGTTATCCCGAATTGCGTTTTTACCTGCTCATGCAGGGCCTGCGGCGTTATTTGCCTGTTG
The genomic region above belongs to Chitinophaga sp. 180180018-3 and contains:
- a CDS encoding HAD family hydrolase; its protein translation is MHYRNVLFDLDGTLTDPAMGITRAVQYALAKTGINEPDLSKLLPFIGPPLQHSFMEIYHYPEDRAWEAVNAYREYFGTTGIYENERYPGIPELLQSLQQQGRQLFVATSKPQVFADIVVKHFDLESWFTAIYGSELDGTRSDKGELISYVMATENLLPEDTVMIGDRKHDIIGAQKNGIAAIGVGYGYGSTKELQEAGAGRIFNTVADLQAGFA